From Oculatellaceae cyanobacterium, a single genomic window includes:
- a CDS encoding FAD-dependent oxidoreductase, with the protein MTKSNNVCDVAVIGAGIAGMICAQQLQQAGYKVVVVEKSRGVGGRFATRRLHDTRADHGVRYLEPYGKRLEQLIDELTNRNILQVWTDTVYELSADGILQPKNDYPRYIASEGMTAVAKFLATGLDIWLNQRVEAIQINVEGDLVNLEHNKGDVFDGLRLRTYELLFNSPNPATQTQNKLNARAIVVAIPAPQALNLLEPLAESNLSPEFINNLRSVEFDPCLSLMVGYPSARQQDLDQLSPAWKAVICPHDAQIAWIGLDSSKRQEVKPPVFVIQSTAKFAQSYLDTDNLQPAADQLLSHAAKHLIPWLDAPEWLQIHRWRYAFPKQSLQIDCLDTNMPLPIVCCGDWCGGNRIEGAINSGFAAAAQINKKLQQLSLQEINF; encoded by the coding sequence ATGACTAAAAGCAATAATGTATGTGATGTTGCCGTAATTGGTGCTGGTATTGCAGGCATGATCTGCGCTCAACAGTTACAGCAAGCAGGGTATAAAGTCGTTGTTGTAGAAAAATCTCGCGGAGTCGGGGGACGTTTCGCTACACGCAGGTTACATGATACTCGTGCTGATCATGGTGTGCGCTACTTAGAACCTTACGGTAAGCGGTTGGAGCAGTTAATTGATGAATTAACTAATCGTAATATTTTGCAAGTTTGGACTGATACTGTTTATGAATTAAGCGCAGATGGTATTTTGCAACCCAAAAATGATTATCCCCGTTATATTGCATCTGAAGGAATGACGGCGGTAGCCAAATTTTTAGCTACAGGCTTAGATATCTGGTTAAATCAGCGAGTAGAAGCAATTCAAATCAATGTAGAGGGGGACTTGGTTAATTTAGAGCATAATAAGGGCGATGTCTTCGACGGGCTACGCCTACGCACTTATGAACTCCTCTTCAACAGTCCAAATCCAGCAACCCAAACACAAAATAAATTAAATGCTAGAGCAATAGTTGTCGCTATCCCTGCACCGCAGGCGTTGAACTTATTAGAACCCTTAGCTGAAAGTAATTTATCACCAGAATTTATTAATAATTTGCGCTCAGTAGAATTTGATCCTTGTTTGAGTCTGATGGTTGGTTATCCATCAGCGAGACAACAAGATTTAGATCAACTATCACCAGCTTGGAAAGCTGTTATTTGTCCCCATGATGCTCAAATCGCTTGGATAGGTTTAGACAGTAGCAAGCGCCAAGAAGTAAAACCGCCAGTATTTGTCATTCAAAGTACAGCAAAATTCGCTCAAAGTTATTTAGATACGGATAATTTACAACCTGCTGCCGATCAACTTTTATCACACGCAGCCAAGCATTTAATACCTTGGTTAGATGCACCTGAATGGTTACAAATACATCGCTGGCGTTATGCTTTCCCTAAGCAATCTTTGCAGATAGATTGCTTAGATACTAATATGCCTTTACCTATAGTATGTTGTGGTGATTGGTGTGGAGGTAATCGGATAGAAGGTGCGATCAATTCTGGATTTGCTGCTGCTGCCCAGATTAATAAAAAGTTACAACAGTTATCCTTGCAAGAAATAAATTTTTAG
- a CDS encoding YaaW family protein: MDELRTALELATEEELQQLTDILFQRKFNPLDYVHTPEPIDIQCQDRENWLDAIEERFRFLAADGMTVLRGRTREVTYRQALIQVCRYLKIPYSNKFSTTDLEAEIFLSLMRRAWKQLPSSEKQALTVRVQRSLAKTNFSEPLPVHLQHDPITLILKGGSALAVSSFIQPLLLQQLARQFALHFATYQVARETIVQGGAAAAAQLQSYLTMQTAGRGMAMSAARYGAARGVLAFVGPAMWGWFLADLGWRAIATNYGRIIPTIYALAQIRLTRSECWEIA, encoded by the coding sequence TTGGACGAACTAAGAACGGCGCTAGAGTTAGCCACTGAGGAAGAGTTGCAGCAACTGACGGATATCTTGTTTCAGCGCAAGTTTAACCCTCTAGATTATGTTCATACACCTGAGCCTATAGACATTCAATGCCAAGATCGTGAAAATTGGTTAGATGCGATCGAGGAGAGATTTCGCTTTTTAGCAGCAGATGGGATGACTGTGCTACGGGGGCGTACCCGTGAAGTTACATATCGACAAGCATTGATTCAAGTTTGCCGTTATCTAAAAATTCCTTATTCTAATAAGTTTTCTACTACTGATTTAGAAGCAGAAATATTTCTGAGTTTAATGCGTCGTGCTTGGAAACAACTGCCATCATCAGAAAAGCAAGCTTTAACAGTTAGAGTACAGCGATCGCTTGCGAAAACAAATTTTTCTGAACCTTTACCCGTACACCTACAGCACGATCCAATTACTTTAATCCTTAAAGGTGGTAGTGCTTTGGCTGTGAGTTCTTTTATCCAGCCATTACTACTGCAACAACTTGCGCGTCAGTTTGCCCTTCACTTTGCCACTTATCAAGTGGCTAGAGAAACTATTGTTCAAGGTGGCGCTGCGGCGGCTGCACAGCTTCAAAGTTATCTCACGATGCAAACAGCCGGACGTGGGATGGCGATGAGTGCTGCCCGCTATGGGGCTGCTAGGGGTGTTTTAGCTTTTGTTGGCCCTGCAATGTGGGGTTGGTTCTTAGCTGATTTAGGATGGAGAGCGATCGCTACTAATTATGGTCGCATTATTCCTACCATCTATGCCCTAGCACAAATTCGGCTTACCCGTTCCGAATGCTGGGAAATCGCCTAA
- a CDS encoding DUF4385 domain-containing protein, with translation MTTNMTFNYSLDFKIINFRENPELYRIGKGEQGVLLVEPYKSEILPFWRFKTPDIARQSSEKIYDLFINYLEQDDFIGADMARKFLQMGYTRSRRYANHKTGRKYKSNPQKASTKEAQLEARKDILPNEEDPIKAESAAIFKLKWVQAKTNPKYLQLLEQHKKMYEQ, from the coding sequence ATGACTACTAACATGACATTTAATTACTCGTTAGATTTTAAAATAATAAATTTTCGTGAGAATCCTGAACTTTATCGCATTGGTAAAGGAGAACAGGGAGTACTTTTAGTTGAACCATATAAATCAGAAATTTTACCTTTCTGGCGTTTCAAAACGCCAGATATTGCTAGGCAGTCTAGTGAAAAGATTTATGATTTATTTATTAACTATCTTGAGCAAGATGATTTTATTGGTGCTGATATGGCTCGTAAATTTTTGCAAATGGGCTATACACGCTCCCGCAGATATGCTAATCATAAAACTGGTAGGAAATATAAAAGTAATCCTCAAAAAGCTAGCACGAAAGAAGCTCAACTTGAGGCAAGAAAAGATATTTTACCAAATGAAGAAGATCCGATTAAAGCTGAATCTGCTGCTATTTTTAAACTAAAGTGGGTGCAAGCAAAGACTAATCCTAAGTATCTACAGCTTTTAGAGCAGCATAAAAAAATGTATGAACAATAA
- a CDS encoding TROVE domain-containing protein: MDYKFFTQKKNSTPQTQPIPGREAEMRQGRSGGFMFDAGIWQMLRRCLLIGTAKSTFYAGKQELTEDFVAVVQDAIAQNPAKVAEEIIYASDGRAINNSAPILALVLLSMGETPEAKKAFQEIFPQVVRTASHFYEWLSYTKSLRGFGKVIREVGKTWLSREDVKGLAYQLLKYQQRQGFSHRDALRLFHVKPPTEDHRQLFQWVVKGWEELPKEIPSEALAQIWWYEWLKRNPEKTGHAIAKGHLTHEMAAPVGKMDQQAWQLLFNEMPIGAMLRNLGSLTELGVLRGDQRQNLNRIENVLNNKEHLRKGRIHPIDVLKALKTYQSGGKLGRSQKTWTPVPRIVDILETAVELSFDVVEPTGKVFMHAVDVSGSMSYGVVNSVGLSCCEIATTMALVTAKAEKNYMIRGFATDFRDLDITKKDSFSSALKKASNQNFGGTDASVAYEWMIKNRFKADVICFWTDSESWAGYKHPAQALAEYRKKVNPNTKAVYITLAPYQITLVDPKDPLSWDLGGFDPSMPRIIQMLARDEL, encoded by the coding sequence ATGGATTATAAGTTTTTCACTCAAAAAAAGAACAGTACACCGCAAACACAACCGATTCCTGGGCGTGAAGCGGAGATGCGCCAAGGACGTTCGGGCGGATTCATGTTTGATGCTGGTATATGGCAGATGCTACGGCGCTGTTTGCTGATTGGTACAGCGAAAAGCACTTTCTATGCTGGTAAGCAAGAATTAACAGAGGATTTTGTGGCGGTTGTGCAAGATGCGATCGCACAAAACCCAGCTAAAGTAGCAGAAGAAATCATCTACGCCAGTGATGGACGTGCGATTAATAATAGCGCCCCAATTTTAGCTTTAGTCTTGCTATCAATGGGCGAAACTCCAGAAGCAAAGAAAGCTTTTCAGGAAATTTTCCCTCAAGTTGTGCGTACTGCTAGCCACTTTTATGAATGGTTGAGTTATACCAAATCTCTGCGGGGGTTTGGTAAGGTGATTCGAGAAGTTGGTAAAACTTGGCTATCCCGTGAAGATGTTAAGGGTTTAGCTTATCAATTGTTGAAATATCAACAACGTCAAGGTTTCTCACACCGAGATGCTTTGCGACTGTTTCACGTCAAACCACCTACTGAAGATCACCGACAACTATTTCAATGGGTAGTTAAAGGTTGGGAGGAACTGCCAAAAGAAATCCCTTCAGAAGCATTAGCCCAAATTTGGTGGTATGAGTGGCTAAAGCGGAATCCTGAAAAGACAGGTCATGCGATCGCCAAAGGACACCTCACCCACGAAATGGCTGCACCTGTGGGCAAAATGGATCAGCAAGCATGGCAATTGCTATTCAATGAAATGCCTATCGGCGCAATGCTGCGTAACTTGGGTTCGCTAACTGAATTAGGTGTATTACGTGGCGATCAACGTCAGAATTTAAATCGCATCGAAAATGTTCTCAATAACAAAGAACATCTGCGTAAAGGACGTATTCACCCTATTGATGTCCTCAAAGCACTAAAAACCTATCAATCTGGAGGTAAATTAGGACGCAGCCAAAAAACTTGGACACCAGTTCCTCGCATTGTCGATATTCTCGAAACAGCAGTAGAGTTATCTTTTGATGTCGTGGAACCCACAGGCAAAGTGTTCATGCACGCTGTGGACGTATCTGGTTCCATGTCTTACGGAGTCGTTAATTCAGTCGGACTTAGCTGTTGCGAAATCGCTACCACAATGGCATTAGTAACAGCCAAAGCCGAGAAAAACTACATGATTCGTGGTTTTGCTACTGATTTTCGTGATTTAGATATCACCAAAAAAGATAGTTTTAGTTCTGCTTTGAAGAAAGCGAGCAATCAAAACTTTGGTGGAACAGATGCTTCAGTTGCTTACGAGTGGATGATTAAAAATAGGTTCAAAGCAGACGTAATTTGCTTTTGGACTGACTCAGAAAGCTGGGCTGGGTACAAACATCCCGCTCAAGCCTTAGCTGAGTACCGCAAAAAAGTTAATCCTAATACAAAAGCGGTATATATCACCCTTGCGCCTTATCAAATCACATTAGTTGATCCAAAAGATCCGCTTTCTTGGGATTTGGGTGGCTTTGATCCTAGTATGCCTCGGATTATCCAAATGTTAGCAAGAGACGAACTGTAA
- a CDS encoding Rieske 2Fe-2S domain-containing protein, producing the protein MAESAFNFFQNWYPIAPLEDLDPKRPTPVTILGRHLVVWKPTVSEQYRVFLDQCPHRLAPLSEGRVDPETGNLMCSYHGWQFNPEGECTHIPQAENPDLIAKNKENFCVVTLPIQQVNGLLWVWLDEKSADLAASKPLPLSPSIDASKGFVWSSMVRDLEYDWQTLVENLVDPSHVPFAHHGVQGNRKQAQPVALEMAQSTPDLIEATLNRGFTTRMTFEPPCRLEYATEFLDGKKIGFVFYCVPVAPGKCRIVGQFPQNFAKTLHNIIPRWWDHLQTRNLVLDGDMVLLHYQEHRLQESQSTQSWKTAYKMPTSADRLVIEFRHWFDKYCQGKLPWEQTVVKSLEQPLSNREVLLDRYKQHTMICESCSRALKNVQRSQIALLGYFAVSVATVAAMPDNSRVSIGLPLIALALIGLGGYAWLKFWLEPKFYFVDYVHSDK; encoded by the coding sequence GTGGCAGAATCAGCATTTAACTTCTTTCAAAACTGGTATCCCATTGCACCCTTAGAAGATTTAGATCCAAAGCGTCCTACTCCGGTCACAATTTTAGGTCGTCACCTCGTCGTCTGGAAACCTACTGTATCCGAGCAATACCGTGTTTTCCTCGATCAATGTCCCCATCGCCTAGCACCCTTAAGTGAAGGTCGCGTCGATCCAGAAACTGGTAACCTGATGTGTAGCTATCACGGATGGCAGTTTAATCCAGAGGGTGAGTGTACTCACATTCCTCAAGCAGAAAATCCAGATTTGATTGCTAAAAATAAAGAGAATTTCTGCGTTGTCACGCTACCTATCCAGCAAGTTAATGGCTTACTGTGGGTATGGCTAGATGAAAAATCTGCTGATTTAGCAGCATCTAAACCACTTCCTCTATCACCTAGCATTGATGCCAGCAAGGGATTTGTTTGGTCATCTATGGTGCGAGATTTAGAGTATGACTGGCAGACTCTAGTAGAAAATTTAGTAGATCCTAGCCATGTACCCTTTGCTCATCATGGCGTGCAAGGAAATCGCAAGCAAGCGCAACCTGTTGCATTAGAGATGGCTCAATCAACGCCAGATTTAATAGAAGCTACTCTTAACAGAGGCTTCACCACACGCATGACATTTGAACCACCTTGCCGATTGGAATATGCAACGGAATTCCTTGATGGCAAAAAAATTGGTTTCGTTTTCTATTGCGTTCCGGTTGCTCCTGGTAAATGTAGGATTGTAGGGCAGTTTCCTCAGAATTTTGCCAAAACTTTGCATAATATTATCCCTCGATGGTGGGATCACCTTCAAACTCGCAACTTAGTTTTGGATGGAGATATGGTCTTGCTGCACTACCAAGAACATCGCCTGCAAGAGTCTCAATCAACACAAAGCTGGAAAACTGCATATAAAATGCCTACCAGTGCAGATCGCTTAGTAATTGAATTTAGACATTGGTTTGATAAGTATTGCCAAGGAAAATTGCCCTGGGAGCAAACAGTTGTAAAATCTCTTGAGCAACCATTATCCAATCGAGAAGTTTTATTAGATCGCTATAAACAACACACAATGATTTGTGAAAGTTGTAGTAGAGCCTTAAAAAATGTGCAGCGATCGCAAATAGCACTACTTGGATATTTTGCTGTAAGTGTGGCAACTGTTGCTGCAATGCCAGATAACTCGCGAGTTAGTATAGGTTTGCCTCTAATTGCCCTAGCATTAATAGGATTAGGAGGATATGCTTGGTTAAAATTTTGGTTAGAGCCAAAATTTTACTTTGTTGATTATGTTCATTCTGATAAATAA
- a CDS encoding O-antigen ligase family protein, protein MNFDFFNLIFKKIQHPNPGLQTLWNFTLLSLFLLPLLPAFGAVGLATIALVICKQQLKHIIQRRINWGLAILAGWLVITVCFAFKPLEALLGLANLLPFFLIFAAYSNLIQTFTQLQQIAWVIILPSLPVVILGFGQLFWGWSTSTQLQPILGWVLEPNGYPIGRMASVFMYANILAAYLQIVFILGLGLWLETHKNFSARRSDWLRLGFLSISVIGSAIALILTNSRNAWGIIIISCLAFALYQAWYWLVAIFTVIAASVLGAAFAPSPLQQALKAIVPAFFWARLTDQNFSDRPIALMRVTQWKFALWMTQQRPLTGWGLRNFTPLYEAQNHIWLGHPHNLLLMFTAETGIPATLLFFGLVGWILVQGALILAKISTNFDKNKLLLFAYIVAFGGCTLFNTVDVTLFDLRVNTLGWLLLSAICGVVYKYREILLQSYIVNTPSQI, encoded by the coding sequence ATGAATTTTGATTTTTTCAACTTGATATTCAAAAAAATTCAACACCCCAATCCAGGCTTACAGACGTTATGGAATTTCACCCTGTTAAGCCTGTTTTTATTGCCTTTATTGCCTGCTTTTGGTGCTGTTGGATTGGCAACTATAGCATTGGTTATTTGCAAGCAGCAGCTAAAACATATCATCCAACGTCGGATCAATTGGGGACTAGCAATATTAGCAGGTTGGTTAGTAATTACGGTTTGTTTTGCGTTTAAACCCTTAGAAGCTTTATTAGGATTAGCTAATTTATTACCGTTTTTCTTGATATTTGCAGCTTATAGTAACCTAATCCAAACATTTACACAGTTACAACAAATTGCTTGGGTAATAATTTTGCCTTCTTTACCTGTAGTAATTCTTGGTTTTGGACAACTATTTTGGGGTTGGAGTACTTCAACTCAATTGCAACCTATATTAGGTTGGGTACTTGAACCTAATGGTTATCCTATCGGTAGAATGGCTTCGGTATTTATGTATGCTAATATCTTAGCTGCTTATTTGCAGATTGTGTTTATTTTAGGATTAGGATTATGGCTGGAAACTCATAAAAATTTTTCAGCGCGTCGTAGCGATTGGTTACGGTTAGGGTTTTTAAGTATAAGTGTAATTGGAAGTGCGATCGCATTAATTTTAACTAATTCCCGTAATGCTTGGGGAATTATAATTATCAGTTGCCTAGCTTTTGCACTTTACCAAGCATGGTATTGGTTGGTAGCTATATTTACAGTTATAGCTGCAAGTGTGCTTGGTGCTGCTTTTGCTCCTTCACCACTACAACAAGCCTTAAAAGCAATTGTACCAGCTTTTTTCTGGGCAAGACTTACCGATCAAAATTTTAGCGATCGCCCAATAGCTTTAATGCGGGTAACGCAGTGGAAATTTGCTCTGTGGATGACTCAACAACGCCCATTAACAGGTTGGGGATTACGCAATTTTACCCCACTTTATGAAGCACAAAACCATATTTGGCTAGGACATCCTCATAATTTGTTGCTGATGTTTACTGCTGAAACTGGTATACCTGCAACATTATTATTTTTTGGCTTAGTTGGCTGGATATTAGTTCAAGGTGCGCTAATTTTAGCTAAGATTTCAACTAATTTTGATAAAAATAAATTACTTTTATTTGCTTATATAGTTGCTTTTGGTGGATGTACATTATTTAATACTGTAGATGTGACTTTGTTTGATTTGCGAGTCAATACGCTAGGGTGGTTACTATTATCTGCTATTTGTGGAGTAGTTTATAAATATCGTGAGATCCTCCTGCAAAGTTACATAGTGAACACACCTAGTCAAATTTAA
- a CDS encoding DUF2237 domain-containing protein: MTEASNVLGGKLEICCTSPITGYYRDGKCNTGAGDFGAHVVCARMTEEFLAFTKSRGNDLSTPVLGFNFPGLKPGDCWCLCASRWKEALDAGVAPPVVLAATHPSILEYVSFEELKQHAV; encoded by the coding sequence ATGACAGAAGCAAGCAACGTCCTTGGCGGAAAGCTGGAAATTTGTTGTACATCGCCCATAACTGGGTACTACCGCGACGGCAAATGTAATACTGGTGCTGGAGATTTCGGGGCGCACGTTGTCTGCGCCCGCATGACAGAGGAATTCTTAGCATTTACTAAGTCTAGAGGAAACGATCTAAGTACACCTGTGCTGGGATTTAATTTTCCAGGTTTGAAACCTGGGGATTGTTGGTGTTTGTGTGCTTCTCGTTGGAAGGAAGCGTTGGATGCAGGGGTAGCACCACCTGTAGTATTGGCGGCTACCCATCCCTCAATTTTGGAATATGTTTCTTTTGAGGAACTAAAGCAACACGCTGTTTAA
- a CDS encoding HAD family hydrolase, whose product MGLRGVIFDVDGTLVLSNDAHAQAWVEAFAEYGYEVSFDKVRPLIGMGGDQVIPQVVPGLNKEDSDGQAISKKRQELMLKKFSPTIPSAPGSRELVLRIHGDGLKLIVASSATSEELEILLKNAQVDELLTERTKSGDAKSSKPAPDIVEVALSRLEMEPQEVVMIADTPYDIQAANGCGVGVIAVRCGGFTDEQLAGAIAIYNDPADLLANYDKSPLSLTPVS is encoded by the coding sequence ATGGGATTGCGCGGAGTAATTTTTGATGTTGATGGGACGTTGGTTTTAAGTAATGATGCTCATGCTCAAGCTTGGGTAGAGGCATTTGCAGAATATGGCTATGAAGTATCTTTTGATAAAGTGCGTCCACTTATTGGCATGGGTGGAGATCAGGTTATACCACAAGTAGTGCCAGGATTAAATAAAGAAGACAGCGATGGTCAGGCTATTTCTAAAAAGCGTCAAGAATTGATGCTTAAGAAGTTTTCGCCAACTATACCTTCTGCGCCTGGTTCGAGAGAATTAGTATTGCGGATACATGGTGATGGGTTAAAGTTAATAGTTGCTAGTTCAGCTACCAGTGAAGAACTAGAAATCTTACTCAAAAATGCCCAAGTTGATGAGTTGCTTACTGAAAGAACAAAATCAGGGGATGCAAAATCTTCTAAACCAGCACCGGATATTGTGGAAGTTGCACTGAGTAGGTTAGAGATGGAACCGCAGGAAGTTGTGATGATTGCGGATACACCTTATGATATTCAAGCAGCTAATGGGTGTGGGGTTGGTGTAATTGCGGTGCGTTGTGGTGGTTTTACAGATGAGCAATTAGCAGGTGCGATCGCCATCTATAATGATCCTGCTGATCTGTTAGCCAATTACGATAAATCTCCACTGAGTTTAACGCCAGTATCTTAA
- a CDS encoding VOC family protein: MEQVMLSNTHPTQTVIAPGTLRRVHHIAFNVQDLQASRHFYGNILGLHELTGEEVPTTLRSLVASGKVSNFITPDSTVIDLFWEPELLPPDTDPQRAFTRANHLAFDIAPELFDHAVEVLKQHQVNIDHGPVTRPTGRGIYFYDPDGFLIEIRCDPQ; this comes from the coding sequence ATGGAGCAAGTTATGCTTTCTAATACTCACCCAACCCAAACAGTTATTGCACCAGGAACACTGCGACGTGTGCATCATATAGCGTTTAATGTTCAAGATTTGCAAGCTTCCCGCCACTTCTACGGTAATATTTTGGGATTGCATGAACTTACGGGTGAAGAAGTACCAACGACACTGCGATCGCTTGTAGCTAGTGGTAAGGTAAGTAATTTTATTACCCCGGATAGTACTGTGATTGATTTATTCTGGGAACCAGAGTTATTACCACCAGATACAGATCCTCAACGTGCTTTTACACGCGCTAATCATCTAGCTTTTGATATTGCCCCAGAATTATTTGATCACGCAGTTGAAGTACTGAAGCAGCATCAAGTAAATATCGATCATGGGCCTGTAACTCGTCCTACAGGTAGAGGAATTTATTTTTATGACCCAGATGGATTTTTAATCGAAATTCGCTGCGATCCTCAATAA
- a CDS encoding TspO/MBR family protein: MKSRWVITATSAAIFFGGSFRTSLGDPWFQNLARPNWLTFEFLIPFIWLFIWVCATISAILVWEKLPRDNRPWLLMILYALIGVLTAIYSPVVVALKSLPGGLVVGATASLLVYILAILVKPILPKAALLLIPYMLWGPIGTYLTWVLIKLNPQSLQ; the protein is encoded by the coding sequence ATGAAATCTCGATGGGTAATTACAGCAACTTCAGCCGCTATCTTTTTTGGAGGTAGTTTCAGGACTTCATTAGGAGATCCTTGGTTTCAAAATTTAGCACGTCCTAACTGGCTAACATTTGAATTTTTAATTCCCTTTATTTGGCTATTTATCTGGGTATGCGCTACCATTTCAGCAATTTTAGTATGGGAAAAATTACCCCGCGATAATCGCCCTTGGTTACTAATGATTTTATATGCTCTAATAGGTGTTTTAACTGCTATTTATAGCCCCGTTGTTGTGGCATTAAAAAGTTTACCTGGTGGGCTGGTTGTGGGCGCTACTGCTTCTTTGTTAGTTTATATATTAGCAATTTTAGTAAAACCGATATTACCGAAGGCTGCCTTGCTACTAATACCTTATATGCTTTGGGGGCCTATTGGTACTTATTTAACTTGGGTGTTGATTAAATTAAATCCTCAGAGTCTTCAATAA